From Humibacter ginsenosidimutans, a single genomic window includes:
- a CDS encoding NAD(P)/FAD-dependent oxidoreductase, translating into MGTTVFERRRPSASTVDHALSGTRQAVFWLEDAPGDAYPPLTAGTTADLVVVGGGYSGLWTALLAKRRDPSRSVVLLEAKTVGWAASGRNGGFAESSLTHGEENGLTRFPDEYEHLARMGRANLDAIESTIAELKLDVDWERNGAIDVAVEPHQLEWLREGVGEDSVFLDEAELQASIHSPTYLGGLFHTRDSAIVHPAKLARALARACVDAGVQIFENTPVTELVTVGRGAPRTGAEGVDVHTAARDLTGRPTAAVVRAKKVALGTNVFPSLLKRNRLYTVPVYDYVLMTEPLSAEQLDAIGWQGRQGLGDSANQFHYYRLSSDNRILFGGYDAVYHYGGRVRDEYEDRPTSHRRLAEHFFTTFPQLEGLQFTHKWAGAIDTCSRFCAFYGTARGGRIAYATGFTGLGVAATHFGAEVMLDFLEGKTTERTATQMVRSKPIPFPPEPVASMGVNMMRWALDRADHNEGRRNLFLRTMDAVGLGFDS; encoded by the coding sequence ATGGGCACAACAGTGTTCGAGCGCCGACGCCCGAGCGCCTCCACCGTCGACCACGCGCTCTCCGGCACGCGGCAAGCGGTCTTCTGGCTCGAGGATGCCCCTGGCGACGCCTACCCGCCGCTCACCGCGGGCACCACGGCCGACCTCGTCGTCGTCGGCGGAGGCTACTCCGGTCTGTGGACCGCGCTGCTGGCGAAGCGTCGCGACCCGTCCCGTTCCGTCGTGCTGCTCGAGGCCAAGACCGTCGGCTGGGCCGCATCGGGTCGCAACGGCGGCTTCGCCGAGTCGAGCCTCACGCACGGCGAGGAGAACGGGCTCACCCGCTTTCCCGACGAGTACGAGCACCTTGCGCGAATGGGCCGTGCCAACCTCGACGCCATCGAATCCACCATCGCCGAGCTGAAGCTCGATGTGGACTGGGAGCGCAACGGCGCGATCGACGTGGCCGTCGAGCCGCACCAGCTGGAGTGGCTGCGCGAGGGCGTCGGTGAGGACTCCGTGTTTCTCGACGAGGCGGAGCTGCAGGCATCCATTCACTCGCCGACCTATCTCGGCGGCCTCTTCCACACGCGTGACAGCGCCATCGTGCACCCGGCGAAGCTGGCGCGGGCTCTGGCTCGGGCATGCGTGGATGCCGGCGTGCAGATCTTCGAGAACACCCCCGTCACCGAGCTGGTCACCGTCGGCCGCGGCGCACCGCGCACCGGCGCGGAGGGCGTCGACGTGCACACCGCGGCGCGCGACCTCACCGGACGCCCGACCGCCGCGGTCGTGCGCGCCAAGAAGGTGGCGCTCGGCACCAATGTCTTTCCGTCGCTGCTCAAGCGCAACCGGCTCTACACGGTTCCGGTCTACGACTACGTGCTCATGACCGAACCGCTGAGCGCCGAGCAGCTGGATGCCATCGGCTGGCAGGGGCGCCAGGGCCTCGGCGACAGCGCGAACCAGTTCCACTACTACCGGCTGAGCTCCGACAACCGCATTCTCTTCGGCGGCTACGACGCCGTGTACCACTACGGCGGCCGGGTGCGCGACGAGTACGAGGATCGACCGACGTCGCATCGCCGCCTCGCCGAGCACTTCTTCACGACCTTCCCGCAGCTGGAGGGTCTGCAGTTCACCCACAAGTGGGCGGGCGCCATCGACACGTGCAGCAGGTTCTGCGCGTTCTACGGCACGGCGCGCGGCGGCCGCATCGCCTACGCGACCGGGTTCACCGGGCTCGGCGTCGCGGCCACGCACTTCGGCGCCGAGGTGATGCTCGACTTCCTCGAGGGCAAGACGACGGAGCGCACCGCGACGCAGATGGTGCGCTCGAAGCCGATTCCGTTCCCGCCGGAGCCCGTGGCATCCATGGGCGTGAACATGATGCGCTGGGCGCTCGATCGGGCCGACCACAACGAGGGACGCCGCAACCTGTTCCTGCGCACCATGGATGCCGTCGGCCTCGGCTTCGACTCATGA
- a CDS encoding flavin monoamine oxidase family protein, translating to MGEMQRDVVVVGAGASGLTAANELKKAGHSVVVLEARDRVGGRLWTDTIDGAMLELGGQWVSPEQDALKQTIAELGLERYSRYRDGDSVYLDASGRLTRFTGEIFPVPAATEKVMVELIEKLDGMVAQVDPNRPWETPNAEELDRISFTGWLEQQTDDMEARDNIALFIAGAMLTKPAYSFSALQALLMAASAGSFSHLVDADFILDERVVGGLQQVPLRLAERLGDDVLLNNPVRALRWGDDGVTVTTDSVEVHAKQAILAVPPHLISRVSFEPPLPRLQHQMHQHLSMGFVIKVHAVYERPFWRDAGLSGTAFSPYELCHEAYDNTNFGDERGTLVGFVSDTNADDVFRLPAEERRARILESLSHYYGPEAQNPVVYYESDWGSEEWTRGAYAASFDLGGLARWGADLRAPVGPIWFSSSDLAGEGYQHVDGAIRMGRLTAEKVAERL from the coding sequence ATGGGGGAAATGCAGCGCGACGTCGTCGTCGTGGGGGCCGGGGCATCCGGGCTCACGGCGGCGAACGAGCTGAAGAAGGCCGGGCACAGCGTGGTCGTGCTCGAGGCACGCGACCGTGTCGGCGGCCGGCTGTGGACCGACACCATCGACGGTGCCATGCTCGAGCTCGGCGGCCAGTGGGTGTCGCCCGAGCAGGACGCCCTCAAGCAGACGATCGCGGAGCTCGGCCTCGAGCGGTACTCCCGTTACCGCGACGGTGACAGCGTCTACCTCGATGCGAGCGGCAGGCTCACGCGGTTCACCGGCGAGATCTTCCCGGTGCCGGCGGCGACCGAGAAGGTGATGGTCGAGCTCATCGAGAAGCTCGACGGCATGGTCGCGCAGGTCGACCCGAACCGGCCGTGGGAGACGCCGAACGCCGAGGAGCTCGACCGCATCTCGTTCACCGGGTGGCTCGAGCAGCAGACCGACGACATGGAGGCGCGGGACAACATCGCCCTCTTCATCGCCGGTGCCATGCTGACGAAGCCGGCATACTCCTTCTCGGCGTTGCAGGCCTTGCTGATGGCGGCGTCCGCAGGCAGCTTCTCCCACCTCGTCGACGCGGACTTCATTCTCGACGAGCGCGTGGTCGGTGGACTGCAACAGGTGCCGCTACGGCTCGCGGAACGGCTCGGCGACGACGTGCTGCTGAACAACCCGGTGCGCGCGCTGCGCTGGGGCGACGACGGTGTGACCGTCACCACGGACTCCGTCGAGGTGCACGCCAAGCAGGCGATCCTCGCGGTGCCGCCGCACCTCATCAGCCGGGTGAGCTTCGAGCCACCGCTGCCGCGCCTTCAGCACCAGATGCATCAGCACCTCTCGATGGGGTTCGTCATCAAGGTGCACGCCGTCTACGAGCGCCCGTTCTGGCGGGATGCCGGTCTCTCCGGCACCGCCTTCAGCCCCTATGAGCTCTGCCACGAGGCGTACGACAACACCAACTTCGGCGACGAACGCGGCACGCTGGTCGGCTTCGTCTCCGACACCAACGCCGACGACGTGTTCCGGCTGCCGGCGGAGGAGCGCAGGGCGCGCATCCTCGAATCGTTGTCGCACTACTACGGGCCAGAAGCACAGAATCCGGTCGTGTACTACGAGAGCGACTGGGGTTCGGAGGAGTGGACGCGCGGCGCCTACGCGGCGAGCTTCGACCTCGGCGGCCTCGCTCGATGGGGTGCCGACCTGCGAGCGCCGGTCGGGCCGATCTGGTTCTCTTCCAGTGACCTCGCCGGCGAGGGGTACCAGCACGTCGACGGCGCCATCCGCATGGGGCGGCTCACCGCGGAGAAGGTCGCGGAGCGGCTGTAG
- a CDS encoding cupin domain-containing protein → MNAPMNAVDLMNALSVELVFVPVDPTQVVDGAPTTGETAIAELGAAAIGVWEMSSGAMSDTEVAEVSVVIAGSASIQLVDEGRVLAVGPGDVIRFAGGERTIWRVADRVRKVYVVEAD, encoded by the coding sequence ATGAACGCCCCGATGAACGCCGTCGACCTGATGAACGCACTCTCGGTCGAGCTCGTGTTCGTGCCCGTCGACCCGACGCAGGTGGTCGACGGAGCGCCGACGACCGGCGAGACGGCCATCGCGGAGCTCGGTGCCGCCGCCATCGGCGTGTGGGAGATGTCGTCGGGCGCGATGAGCGACACCGAGGTCGCGGAGGTGTCGGTCGTGATCGCCGGGTCGGCGAGCATCCAGCTGGTCGACGAGGGTCGCGTGCTGGCGGTCGGACCCGGCGACGTCATCCGTTTCGCGGGCGGCGAGCGCACCATCTGGCGCGTCGCCGACCGCGTGCGCAAGGTCTACGTCGTCGAGGCGGACTGA
- a CDS encoding PKD domain-containing protein, whose product MARARRERFGLRAGEAPPPRSRRRWLSWMLPAAVAALLAVAQPAVASVPSADASPTASPGASPSASPGASPSTSSSAAQASSTSGSLGARIAKIALSQVGNGDNPVVTNFNGLNCNPYSTMVAGFSANSDGCGDDSTFNVRNSNENWCADFAKWVWQQAGVTQDMNTINAAASSFVQWALDDGQNPVADSGTPVVGDAVVFFHAGDITPARYADHVGIVVAVNADGTVDMVNGDFSSSTNVKVEHDVNLDLTTFAHNTWSSGEVWALVSPPTAAQHANPRASVSGPSTAVVGSEAEYRADGSERGGSMTGYYWTFGDGRATNSNGARVTHTFATPGMHTITVTATSSFGTVTTVTKNVNVVGASASVAAVPSTETWYSSYPVSYYRFVRSGSGSTVGLAADVWDGASWLQLQAAGTPASSGAIAALSYIDPEVDSATTPHAYYRAADGSLAESYLGASGWVSKDLPGAPAAGADIVAAYTASGPAVFFVDAHGRLSETSEASGTWSTRTLSNFDVQSSPLALAETADGPTLFAVARGGALVTASQAGRAWPVVPSRIRVSEHATLSALTTPDGAASVVVNGVVSPRSKGAPTLVQLTQRSRGAWGATALPGTARVGAIAASTYELPSAVSGPIGDFPNPPGTLVNGPTHRLGTVVAYLSAHGAPAVTYNDGTGWHTAALPGTATAITGIAAEPIAHQPLQVYVGTASGPAMDTTGDTAPPSGPWTTRALPSTPATFADRVLLYSAGSGDLPAAQAAASAAGLASSQVTTSYQVAWAATLSGDHFVIAVGQAALNALEYNTCGWTNPSAVDPGSTPFDYVTRALNVLPGADLFMNGASSTEANTQQRAIDMAYYAVHGALPSGQTALPAAVASARTCLGAAS is encoded by the coding sequence GTGGCCAGAGCACGTCGCGAACGATTCGGGCTTCGAGCGGGCGAGGCGCCGCCGCCTCGGTCCCGTCGACGGTGGCTGAGCTGGATGCTTCCGGCCGCGGTCGCCGCGCTCCTCGCGGTGGCGCAGCCCGCCGTCGCCTCCGTGCCGAGCGCCGACGCGTCCCCGACGGCATCCCCGGGTGCATCGCCGTCGGCATCCCCGGGTGCGTCGCCGTCAACGTCTTCGAGCGCGGCGCAGGCATCTTCGACCTCGGGCTCGCTCGGGGCTCGCATCGCGAAGATCGCCCTGAGCCAGGTCGGCAACGGCGACAACCCGGTGGTGACGAATTTCAACGGTCTCAACTGCAACCCGTACTCGACGATGGTGGCGGGCTTCTCGGCGAACTCCGACGGCTGCGGTGACGACTCGACGTTCAACGTGCGTAATTCGAACGAGAACTGGTGCGCCGACTTCGCCAAGTGGGTGTGGCAGCAGGCCGGTGTGACGCAGGACATGAACACGATCAACGCCGCGGCATCCAGCTTCGTGCAGTGGGCGCTCGATGACGGTCAGAACCCCGTCGCCGACTCGGGCACTCCCGTCGTCGGCGACGCTGTCGTGTTCTTCCACGCCGGGGACATCACGCCGGCGCGCTATGCCGACCACGTGGGCATCGTGGTCGCGGTCAACGCCGACGGCACTGTCGACATGGTCAACGGCGACTTCTCCTCGTCGACGAACGTGAAGGTCGAGCACGACGTCAACCTCGACCTCACCACGTTCGCACACAACACCTGGAGCTCCGGCGAGGTCTGGGCGCTGGTGTCCCCGCCGACGGCCGCGCAGCACGCGAACCCGCGGGCATCCGTCTCCGGTCCGTCCACAGCGGTGGTCGGCAGCGAGGCGGAGTATCGCGCCGACGGCAGCGAGCGGGGCGGCTCGATGACCGGTTACTACTGGACCTTCGGCGACGGCCGCGCGACTAACAGCAACGGCGCACGTGTGACGCACACGTTCGCGACGCCCGGCATGCACACCATCACGGTGACCGCGACCTCGAGCTTCGGCACCGTCACGACCGTCACCAAGAACGTGAACGTCGTGGGCGCCTCGGCGAGCGTCGCCGCCGTGCCGTCGACCGAGACGTGGTACTCGAGCTACCCGGTGTCGTACTACAGGTTCGTGCGCTCCGGCAGCGGCTCGACCGTCGGTCTGGCCGCGGACGTGTGGGATGGCGCGAGCTGGCTGCAACTGCAGGCTGCCGGCACGCCGGCATCCAGCGGTGCCATCGCCGCGTTGTCGTACATCGACCCCGAGGTCGACTCGGCCACGACGCCGCACGCGTACTACCGCGCGGCTGACGGCTCGCTGGCCGAGAGCTACCTCGGTGCGAGCGGGTGGGTGAGCAAGGATCTGCCTGGCGCCCCGGCGGCGGGGGCCGACATCGTTGCCGCGTACACGGCATCCGGTCCCGCCGTGTTCTTCGTGGATGCCCACGGTCGGCTCTCCGAGACCAGCGAGGCCTCGGGCACGTGGTCGACCAGAACGCTGTCGAACTTCGACGTGCAGTCCTCGCCGCTCGCGCTCGCCGAGACCGCCGACGGCCCGACTCTGTTCGCCGTCGCACGGGGCGGTGCGCTGGTCACGGCGTCGCAGGCCGGTCGCGCATGGCCGGTCGTGCCCTCGCGGATCCGGGTGTCTGAGCACGCGACGCTGTCTGCGCTGACCACTCCCGACGGGGCGGCGAGCGTGGTCGTCAACGGAGTCGTCTCCCCGCGGTCGAAGGGGGCGCCGACCCTCGTGCAGCTGACGCAGCGGTCGCGTGGAGCGTGGGGTGCGACGGCCCTGCCCGGCACCGCACGCGTCGGCGCGATCGCCGCGTCGACGTATGAGCTGCCGTCTGCGGTCTCCGGCCCGATCGGCGACTTTCCGAACCCGCCCGGAACGCTCGTGAACGGTCCGACGCACCGTCTCGGAACCGTTGTGGCCTACCTGAGCGCACATGGAGCCCCGGCCGTCACCTACAACGACGGAACGGGATGGCACACGGCTGCGCTCCCGGGCACCGCCACCGCCATCACCGGAATCGCTGCCGAGCCGATCGCGCACCAGCCGCTGCAGGTGTACGTGGGCACGGCATCCGGGCCGGCGATGGACACCACAGGCGACACGGCGCCGCCGAGCGGTCCCTGGACCACTCGGGCGCTGCCGTCCACTCCGGCGACCTTCGCCGACCGCGTGCTGCTCTACTCGGCAGGGTCTGGCGACCTGCCGGCAGCACAGGCGGCTGCGTCGGCCGCCGGACTCGCGTCGAGCCAGGTGACCACGTCGTATCAGGTCGCGTGGGCGGCGACGCTCTCCGGCGACCACTTCGTGATCGCCGTCGGACAGGCGGCGCTCAACGCGCTCGAATACAACACGTGCGGGTGGACGAACCCCTCGGCGGTCGACCCCGGCAGCACGCCGTTCGACTACGTGACGCGTGCGCTGAACGTGCTGCCCGGCGCCGACCTGTTCATGAACGGGGCGTCGTCGACCGAGGCGAACACGCAGCAGCGTGCGATCGACATGGCGTACTACGCGGTGCACGGCGCGCTGCCCTCCGGGCAGACGGCTCTGCCGGCCGCGGTCGCGTCGGCGCGCACCTGCCTGGGCGCCGCGAGCTGA
- a CDS encoding serine hydrolase — protein sequence MAPVTSWASDGIPSVSYALTDHTGRVLASRASHTVYYSASTVKLGVMLAAVLAAERGEFGGAGLGAELECRHEFVCGEVGRGHDGDDVVAETFVLDPDDRDAAFPPDGASASVAELVRMMIVRSSNEATNVLFDRLGAARIAEAFALCGAASTRMERRIGDPCAVRAGLTNETCAADLVAIVRALVTGAVTNAEHAEWMRGVLAGQEHPRIGAVLPSGVPWGSKSGDVPGIEHDVAFIGDGDARRYLAVCTRGFEPEQGREVIRAVAGALQTVAG from the coding sequence ATGGCGCCGGTGACCTCGTGGGCGAGCGACGGCATCCCGTCGGTGTCGTACGCCCTCACCGACCACACCGGACGGGTGCTGGCCTCCCGGGCATCGCACACCGTCTACTACTCAGCATCGACGGTGAAGCTCGGCGTGATGCTCGCCGCCGTGCTGGCGGCCGAGCGGGGCGAGTTCGGTGGTGCAGGGCTCGGCGCCGAGCTGGAATGCCGGCACGAGTTCGTGTGCGGCGAGGTCGGCAGGGGCCACGATGGCGACGACGTCGTGGCCGAGACGTTCGTGCTCGACCCCGATGACCGAGACGCGGCGTTTCCGCCGGATGGCGCGTCGGCATCCGTCGCCGAGCTGGTGCGCATGATGATCGTGCGCTCGTCGAACGAGGCCACCAACGTGCTGTTCGATCGCCTCGGTGCGGCGCGTATCGCCGAGGCGTTCGCCCTGTGCGGCGCCGCGAGCACACGCATGGAGCGGCGCATCGGCGACCCGTGCGCGGTGCGCGCAGGGCTGACGAATGAGACGTGCGCGGCCGACCTGGTGGCGATCGTGCGTGCGCTGGTGACGGGCGCCGTGACGAACGCGGAGCACGCGGAGTGGATGCGCGGGGTGCTGGCCGGGCAGGAGCATCCTCGGATCGGCGCGGTCCTGCCTTCCGGTGTGCCGTGGGGATCGAAGTCGGGGGACGTGCCCGGCATCGAGCACGATGTCGCCTTCATCGGCGACGGGGATGCCCGGCGTTACCTCGCGGTCTGCACGCGCGGCTTCGAGCCGGAGCAGGGACGCGAGGTCATCCGCGCGGTGGCAGGGGCACTGCAGACCGTCGCAGGGTGA
- a CDS encoding ROK family transcriptional regulator, giving the protein MQRARPHDRPLISGSPGDLLRLIRAGEVESRADIARVTGLAPSTVSLRVDALMGLGLIREDGEVGSRGGRRSRRISLDPGAGVVGAVDLGAHHARIAISDMTGSVLASTDALEAITAAAQPAEVVEVIWSQLHTLLKTVHDQKHDDPECVAISVPAPVAYPSGRLQSPSFRPDWHDVDLPQLFAQHTKAPVLVENDGNLIALAEHHRNPTISDLISVKVGSRIGAGIVIDGKLYRGGSGAAGEFSHSSVDGTSVVGCACGVPNCLESVASGRAMATRLAAQGQKIPSTPDLLAAIARGDVEVVAILRECGAQIGRALASIVNFVNPQMVVIAGSLGSAPQLVAAIRSELYGRCLPFVAETLEVRASGLGPDAAVLGATQLALDELLCPARVDARVQAS; this is encoded by the coding sequence ATGCAGCGTGCCCGCCCTCACGATCGCCCCCTCATCTCCGGCTCGCCCGGTGATCTTCTGCGGCTCATCCGTGCCGGCGAGGTGGAATCACGGGCCGACATCGCACGGGTGACGGGCCTGGCGCCATCGACGGTCTCGCTGCGAGTGGATGCCCTCATGGGGCTCGGCCTGATTCGCGAGGACGGCGAGGTCGGCTCGCGGGGCGGAAGACGTTCACGACGGATCTCGTTGGACCCCGGAGCAGGCGTCGTCGGCGCCGTCGATCTCGGCGCGCACCACGCGCGCATCGCGATCAGCGACATGACAGGATCAGTGCTGGCTTCGACCGATGCACTCGAGGCGATCACTGCGGCCGCGCAGCCTGCCGAGGTCGTGGAAGTGATCTGGTCGCAACTGCATACGTTGTTGAAGACGGTGCACGACCAGAAGCACGACGACCCGGAGTGCGTCGCCATCAGCGTTCCGGCACCGGTCGCCTATCCGAGCGGTCGCCTGCAGTCCCCCTCCTTCCGCCCCGACTGGCATGATGTCGACCTGCCTCAGCTCTTCGCCCAGCACACCAAGGCCCCGGTGCTCGTCGAGAACGACGGCAACCTGATCGCGCTGGCCGAGCATCACAGGAACCCGACGATCTCCGACCTCATCTCCGTGAAGGTGGGAAGCCGAATCGGCGCAGGCATCGTCATCGACGGCAAGCTGTACCGCGGCGGCAGCGGCGCCGCGGGCGAATTCAGCCACTCGAGCGTCGATGGCACGTCGGTCGTGGGGTGCGCGTGCGGCGTTCCGAACTGCCTGGAGTCAGTGGCGAGCGGCAGGGCCATGGCGACGCGCCTGGCGGCACAGGGGCAGAAGATCCCTTCCACACCCGACCTCCTGGCCGCGATAGCACGTGGCGACGTCGAGGTGGTGGCCATTCTGCGGGAGTGCGGGGCGCAGATCGGCCGGGCCCTCGCGAGCATCGTCAACTTCGTGAACCCGCAGATGGTGGTCATCGCGGGCTCTCTCGGCTCGGCACCGCAACTGGTGGCAGCGATCCGCAGCGAGCTCTATGGACGCTGCCTGCCATTCGTCGCCGAGACTTTGGAGGTCCGCGCCAGCGGGCTCGGACCCGATGCCGCCGTGCTGGGCGCGACGCAGCTCGCGTTGGACGAGCTGCTCTGTCCCGCTCGCGTGGACGCCCGGGTTCAGGCGAGCTAG
- a CDS encoding nuclear transport factor 2 family protein, whose product MTTTTPAGIARAYIDAVGAHDLASVDGLLADTLEARVGPGASNKEQWMLALARLLPALLRNDVRDVYEHGDHACVVYDFVTDTPAGAVVCVENLHVADGRITDIELVFDKVAFAPVTEALKERAAAHPAG is encoded by the coding sequence ATGACCACGACAACACCGGCGGGCATCGCCCGCGCCTATATCGACGCCGTCGGCGCCCACGACCTCGCCTCCGTCGACGGCCTGCTCGCCGACACCCTCGAGGCCCGCGTCGGACCCGGCGCCTCGAACAAAGAACAGTGGATGCTCGCGCTCGCCCGCCTGCTCCCCGCCCTGCTGCGCAACGATGTCCGTGACGTCTACGAGCACGGCGACCATGCCTGCGTCGTCTACGACTTCGTCACCGACACCCCGGCCGGCGCCGTCGTGTGCGTCGAGAACCTGCACGTCGCCGACGGACGCATCACCGACATCGAGCTCGTCTTCGACAAGGTCGCGTTCGCCCCGGTGACCGAGGCGCTGAAGGAGCGGGCGGCCGCCCACCCCGCGGGTTGA
- a CDS encoding DUF6790 family protein, which produces MGYFIVVIGQTVVLPIVSGIIELIVVGGDPVLVFAKWWAFWGVGTRLVLAGIVQVSGGGPTSAVLGGGTPSIQEKQLTSELGVANIGMGVAGLLALVPGWTLPAAAAGGVFLLIAGILHLPKKNKNPQETVATYTDLLVGVVIVVFAIYTVIRAFSG; this is translated from the coding sequence GTGGGCTACTTCATCGTCGTGATCGGCCAGACCGTGGTGCTCCCGATCGTCTCTGGCATCATCGAGCTGATCGTGGTGGGCGGTGACCCGGTGCTCGTGTTCGCGAAGTGGTGGGCGTTCTGGGGCGTCGGCACCCGGCTCGTGCTGGCGGGGATCGTGCAGGTCTCGGGGGGCGGACCGACGAGCGCGGTTCTGGGCGGCGGCACTCCGAGCATCCAGGAGAAGCAACTCACCAGTGAGCTCGGCGTCGCGAACATCGGCATGGGCGTCGCGGGCCTCCTGGCCCTGGTTCCGGGCTGGACGCTGCCTGCCGCAGCAGCGGGCGGGGTGTTCCTGCTCATCGCCGGGATTCTCCATCTGCCCAAGAAGAACAAGAACCCGCAGGAGACCGTCGCGACCTACACCGATCTGCTCGTCGGGGTCGTGATCGTCGTCTTCGCGATCTACACGGTGATCAGGGCGTTCAGCGGGTAG
- a CDS encoding ArsR/SmtB family transcription factor, with product MGANANAESAAAVVDRGLRALADGNRRAILAAVRDEPRAVGELAGTLALSQQVVSHHLRVLRDAELVEETRDGTRHLFAVRTDGLVAVRDYLDRFWPTHLARLKAAVEGGARNRGGDPAHEHGDGDASAGRGHPRA from the coding sequence GTGGGTGCGAACGCGAATGCCGAAAGCGCGGCGGCCGTCGTCGATCGCGGGCTGCGGGCGCTCGCCGACGGCAATCGTCGGGCGATCCTGGCCGCCGTGCGCGACGAACCGCGTGCGGTCGGCGAGCTCGCCGGAACGCTCGCGCTGTCGCAGCAGGTGGTGTCGCACCACCTGCGGGTGCTGCGCGATGCGGAGCTCGTGGAGGAGACGCGCGACGGCACCAGGCATCTGTTCGCCGTGCGCACGGATGGACTCGTGGCCGTGCGCGACTACCTCGACCGGTTCTGGCCGACGCACCTGGCCCGCCTGAAAGCCGCCGTCGAGGGCGGTGCTCGGAACCGTGGCGGCGACCCCGCACACGAACACGGCGACGGCGACGCGAGTGCCGGGAGAGGGCATCCTCGTGCCTGA
- a CDS encoding SRPBCC family protein produces MLGTVAATPHTNTATATRVPGEGILVPDFRTSIEIEAAPDVVFDYLVTPGGVTAWMGEFAVLEPRPGGRFDVDIAGFPIRGEYLEVDPPRRVVVSWGIAGSDDLPPGASTVSFELTAIGSGTRVDLTHSGLPDARVPGHRAGWAHFLPRLRGAGTGHPPGIDDWRPLPPPR; encoded by the coding sequence GTGCTCGGAACCGTGGCGGCGACCCCGCACACGAACACGGCGACGGCGACGCGAGTGCCGGGAGAGGGCATCCTCGTGCCTGACTTCCGCACCTCGATCGAGATCGAGGCCGCGCCCGACGTGGTGTTCGACTACCTCGTCACTCCCGGGGGCGTGACGGCGTGGATGGGCGAGTTCGCCGTGCTCGAACCACGTCCCGGCGGTCGTTTCGATGTGGACATCGCCGGGTTCCCCATCAGGGGCGAGTACCTCGAGGTCGACCCTCCGCGCAGGGTCGTCGTGTCATGGGGCATCGCGGGCAGCGACGACCTGCCGCCCGGGGCATCCACCGTGAGCTTCGAGCTCACCGCCATCGGGAGCGGCACGCGTGTCGATCTGACGCACAGCGGGCTGCCGGATGCCCGTGTTCCTGGCCACCGCGCCGGATGGGCCCACTTTCTGCCGCGGCTTCGTGGCGCCGGCACGGGGCATCCACCTGGCATCGACGACTGGCGCCCGCTGCCGCCGCCGCGCTGA